The bacterium nucleotide sequence GGCACAAAATGGTTATGCAGCTTATAGTACAACTCCTATTGAACCTTATCCAATTTCCGTTGAACTTTCCGCATTTTCTGCTGAATAAAGACGTTAATCAAACCCCTAGTATTTTCTAAAATATATAGACGAGTTCAAGCGTTTTTCACTATAATTCTTTATTAATTTTGAGTATTGAAATGCTGTGCAAAGTTTACGGTATAACCTCTTATGTATAGATAATATAGTAAATATGGTGTTATGAGGATCTATTGGTGGTGCAGTTAACAATAGAGGTTAAAATCAATCATTTCAAATCATTTCAATCAGGTTTTGCAAAACGGTGTATGTTACAAATATAAAAAATTAATTCGATCAGATTATGGAAAAACCAAATAATATTATCCTTACCGGATTTATGGGAACCGGGAAGACCACGATTGGGAAGCTTTTAGCCGTAAAATTAAACTGGAGTTATATTGATACGGATGCTGTAATAGAAGAGAGACTTCAAATGTCTATCACGACAATATTTGCAAAATTTGGCGAACCTTATTTTCGCGATGTTGAATCGGCGGTTATTAGAGAAATAATGCAAAAAAACCAACAAGTTATTGCGACAGGCGGTGGGATTGTTCTCCGTGAACAAAATGTTACGGTAATGAAATCAAATGGTATCATTCTCTGGTTAACTGCGCCTGCGGAGGTAATTTATAAACGAATACAGTCTGATACGACTCGACCATTATTACAAGTTGCTGATCCGTTACAGCGCATTAAAGAGTTGTTGCACGAACGAATACCATATTATGCGAAAGCGGATTTGGTTATTGACACGAGCACAAAAGCTCCAGAAGAACTGGTTGAACTTATTCACTCAAGCTTAATGTTAAAAGAAAAGTAAACGATACAAAGTATTGTTATGAGTAAAATTATGATTTAAGCAATAGGATTCTATCAGGATTATTTTCACATTATGTTTATCCAACAGCTTATAAATGGATTAACTTTGGGAGCAATATATGCACTCATTGCTTTGGGCTATACTATGGTCTATGGAATCCTTCAGTTAATAAATTTCGCTCACGGTGAAATTTATATGATTGGAGGATATATTGGTGTTTTCGTAGTCTCAGTATTTGGTCCAACACTAATAGCTTCAGGTAATGCGATATATCTCCTTCCAATAATTTTTATCGTTTCAATGTTATTTTGTGCAGGGTTAGGTATAACGATAGAACGTCTGGCATATCGTCCACTACGAAATGCACCGCGATTAGCGCCGTTAATTACTGCAGTTGGGGTTTCACTCGTGCTTCAGAACGCAGCGATGCTGATTTTTGGGTCAGAAAATAAAATATTTCCGTCGATTTTTCCGGAAGGAGCAATTATGTTGAACAATGCTCGGATTAGTTATCTTCAGATATTTATTATAATTTTCTGTATTCTTTTGATGGTAGGATTAGAGTTATTTATCAAAAAAACTAAGCTTGGAATAGCGATGCGTGCAACCGCACAAGACCGTGATGCTGCAGCGCTGATGGGAATCAATATCAATCGAGTTATTGCGACAACATTTTTTATCGGGTCAGCATTAGGTGCGGCTGCTGGCGTTATGGTTGGGATGTATTATGGAGTAGTCAAATATGATATGGGATATATTGCAGGGGTTAAAGCGTTTACCGCTGCCGTTCTCGGTGGTATCGGAAATATACCTGGCGCAATGTTTGGTGGCATATTACTGGGGGTATTAGAAAGTTTTGGTGCCGGATATATCTCGAGCGCATATAAAGATGCCTTTGCGTTTGGAATATTAGTAATTGTATTAATCTTTAAACCTTCAGGTTTGTTTGGGGAAAAGTCGTAAACCCCGAAGAGTGGAAACCTAAGGACATTGATTTTCGCAAAGAGAACAGGAAAAACTTGGAGAATACAAAAAAATACCATATATGAAGAGTAGAGCAATCCAAATTTGGATAATTTATTTAGTGGTGTTTATTTTCCCATTAGCGATAAGTAACGCGTGGTATCAGAATTTATATATTATCCATATTTTATTTGATGTTGGATGTTATGTTATGCTTGCGTTAGGTTTAAATATTGTTCTCGGGTTTACCGGGTTATTGAATTTAGGATATATCGCTTTTTTTGGAATCGGCGCATATACCTATGCGATTTTAAATACTTTTTTTACACTTTCCTTCTGGGTTGCATTACCTATTGCCGGAATTATTACCGCTGTTTTTGGATTATTACTCGGCATACCTAGTTTGCGGGTTCGAGGCGATTATTTAGCGATAGTAACCCTAGGGTTTGGTGAAATCGTTCGGATTATTCTGAACAATTGGGAATCAGTAACGAATGGACCACGCGGGATGGATAATCTAGCTCCTCCAATTTTAATTCGTACTGTTCATTTTTTCCCGATCATATTTAGTTCTGAGGTATTTTTTTATTATTTAATTTTAACATTGATTTTACTAACCGTTTTTATTGTAAGACGCCTTGACCAATCCCGCATTGGTCGAGCTTGGGTAGCGATTCGAGAAGATGAGGTGGCAGCAGCAACTATGGGAATTCCGGTGACTAGGTTGAAATGGCTAGCATTTTCACTCGGAGCGACATTTGCTGGATTAGTTGGATGTGTTTTTGCCTCGCGTCAAGGATTTATTTCCCCAGAAAGTTTTACTTTTATGGAATCCGTAATTGTAGTCAGCATGGTAGTTCTTGGTGGATTAGGAAGTATTCCTGGTGCGATTGTTGGCGCAATTATTTTAGCGATATTACCTGAACTACTCCGTTTACGCGGATTTGAAAGTTATCGGATGTTATTATTTGGTCTAGCGATGATTCTTTTGATGCTTTTTCGGCCTCAAGGATTGTTTGGTAGTAAACGCCGGTATCTCGAACTTCATCCTACTGAAGAGAAAATTAAACTAGCTGAAGATGAAGTCTTATCAGAGATAGAAAAGAAATAAATTATATAGATTGAATTTAATGATTTCGGATTTCGATATTCGAAATTCAGACTTATTTTATATATATGGCATTACTTGAAATCGAAGGGTTGACCAAATATTTTGGTGGATTAGCTGCGGTTGAGAAAGTCGATTTAGTTGTCAACCACGGTGAAATTGTTAGTCTCATCGGCCCGAATGGTGCTGGGAAGACAACTTTTTTCAACTGTTTAACTGGTTTATATCAACCGACATCAGGAAAAATGTACTTTGATGGCAAGAAATATAATTTATTCAAAAAACAACCGTATGAAATCACACGGTATGGAATCGGTAGAACATTTCAGAACATCCGATTGTTTGCGAATATGACCGTATTAGAGAATGTTATGGTGGCTCGATATTGTCGGACGAAATCAGGATTTTTTCATATTCTTTTCCAGCTCCCAAGTATGAAAAAGGAAGAAGAAGAAACTATAGCCCAATCTTATCAATTATTAGGTTTTGTCGGCTTAGCTGACCGAACAAATCTATTAGCTAATAGTTTGCCCTACGGAGACCAACGCCGGCTTGAAATTGCACGCGCGTTAGCGACTCAACCGAAATTGCTACTATTAGATGAACCTGCTGCTGGTATGAATCCCCAAGAAACCGCGTCTTTAATGCAATTATTGTTAAAAATCAGAGAACAGGGAATAACTATTTTATTAATCGAACATGATATGAAAGTGGTGATGAATATTTCCGATCGGGTTGCAGTGCTTGATTATGGTATTAAGATATCTGAAGGTACCCCGGAGCAGGTTAGAAAAGACCCAAGGGTTATTGAAGCTTATCTTGGGAAATCAGGTTAATATTAAATATATTTTATATAATCTGTATTGGTATGTTAGAGCTAAAAGGCTTGGAGGTTAAATACGGAAATATCAGTGCACTTAAAGGGATAGATATCAGGATCGCTGAAACAGAGGTTGTTGCGTTAATTGGTGCGAATGGCGCTGGAAAATCGACTACATTAAAAACTATTTCCGGGTTGATAAGACCGAGTGCGGGTTCTATCTGGTTTGGAAGAACAGAGATTAGTCGTAAATCACCGGATGAAATAGTTAAACTTGGCATTTGTCATGTTCCTGAAGGGAGACGCATTTTTTCGCGATTAACGGTATTAGAGAATTTGCTAATGGGCGCATTTACCCGAGTAAATAAAACTGAAATTGTGCACAACCTTGAAAAAATATTTACGTTGTTCCCGATATTAAAAGAACGACGATATCAATTAGGTGGAACCTTATCGGGTGGAGAACAACAGATGTTAGCAATTGCTCGAGCATTAATGGCACAGCCGAAATTATTACTTTTAGATGAGCCATCGCTCGGATTAGCGCCGAAATTCGTTGAAATTATCTTCCGGATAATTCAAGAGATTAATCGCCATGGAACTACTATCCTGTTAGTCGAACAAAATGCGTTAATGGCACTACAGACCGCACATCGCGGGTATGTCCTTGAAACCGGGAACGTCGTGCTTAACGATACCGGGTCTAACCTTTTACAAAATCCGCAAGTTAAATATGCTTACCTTGGTGAAGATTGATTAATGTAAAATTCAACACGTCAAACCAACCCTATTTCAAAAGCCTATTATACACTAGAAATAAATTCTAAAGAGATAAAAGTAACCTTGATTATAACTATCACAATCCATTAAGCGTTTTATGATATAGTTATTTATTGCGAATGAATCGAATAGTTGGATCTGCATTGTGTAAAGTTCACTTATGACAAACTATCTTGCCCTACGGTTTATCCGTTTTCTTAAGCCATATTGGAAAAAAATCATTTTAGCGATTTTTCTGACCTTTTTGTTAACCGCATTAAATCTCTTAATGCCGAAACTGTTACAGTTCTTTATTGACGACATCATCGGAAAACAGCATTGGGATTGGCTTATTCCTCTTTGTTTAGTTATGTTCGGAATATTTATTATTCAAGGATTTTGCTCGTATTATAATTCATATACTATAACCTATATCGGTCAGCGGGTGATTTATGATATTCGCCTACAATTGTATAAAACGTTACAACAGCTTTCCTTAAGTTTCTATGACCGTATGAATACCGGTGCGATTATTTCCCGTATGATGGATGATGTTACCATGGTGCAGAATGTGATGACCGGTGCAACGATTAGCGTTATTACCGATTTATTTACGCTGATATTTGTGGTGGTAATCCTATTCAAAATGAATTGGATGATGACATTAACAGTATTTGCTTTCCTTCCATTCTATGCGGCTAACTTTCGATTCTTTAAACGACGCCGTCGTGCAGCGCATCGAGCTGTTCGTGAAAAAATGGATCAGATTATGTCGGATTTAGAAGAGCGGATTTCTGGAATGCAGGTTGTTAAGACTTTTTCCAAAGAGAAATTCGAAACTCGAGAATTTGTTGCTGATAGTCGTGAGGCTTTAGATATGAATATGCATGCAGCGTTTCTCGGGATGACGTTCTCAAGTATCGGAGGAATTATTAGTGGGGTAGGGAGTGCGGTAACTTTATGTTTTGGTGCATGGAATGTGTTACATCAGCAGATGACCGTTGGCGAAATGATGGCATTTTCCGCATGGGCAGCTTACCTATATAGCCCAACTGCGCGATTAACTGAAATTGCTAATACTATTCAGCAAGCAGGAATATCGCTCCAACGTATCTTCGAAATTTTTGATACTGCTCCAGAGGTTAAAGAAAAAAAAGATGCCATAACATTACCGAAAATCAGAGGACGAGTCACCTTTGAGCATGTTTCATTCGAATATCTCCCCGGCCAAAAGGTATTAGATGATATCAATCTCGACATCGCACCTGGAACAATAGTTGCCTTAGTTGGTCATACTGGTTGTGGAAAAACTACATTAACTAGTCTCTTGCTGCGTTTTTACGATGTTACCGCAGGAAGAATTACTATTGATGGTTATGATATCCGAGATATTACCTTAGCTTCATTAAGGAACCAGATTGGTGTGGTGTTACAGGATCCAGCGTTGTATAATGAAACAATCAAAGAAAATATTCGATATGGTGAACCGGAAGCATCGGATGAACAGGTTGTAAAAGCAGCGCAAGTTGCTGAAATCCATGAGTTTATCTCTAAGTTACCGGAAAAATATGAAACAAAACTCGGTGAAGAGGGAATAAAATTGTCAGTAGGTGAGAAACAACGGCTATCGATTGCACGGGCAGTGGTTGGAGAACCAGCAATTCTCATTTTGGATGAAGCTACATCCTCGCTGGATTCTGAATCAGAAGCTTTAATTCAAAAAGCGTTGTCTAACGTTATGCGCGGAAAAACCTGCTTTATTATAGCGCACCGATTATCAACGATTATTAGATCCGATATTATCGTTGTTATGGATAAGGGGAAAATCGTCGAAATAGGAAGCCATCAAGAATTAGTTAAGAAACCAAATGGGTTTTATGCAACGTTATATAAACGCCAGTTTACGATACCGTTTAAGATAGCTACTGCAGGTAAATAGATAAAGCGAAGAAGTCAATCAGTCGTCGGATGGGAGAGATAAGGTGAGATTTTATGAAAAATTTTGTGAGGTTATTACAAGAGTTCATCAAACCATACTGGGTTATGATACTGCAGGCATCGGTGTTGATGGCATTGGTGACGTTTCTTTGGTTACCGATGCTGTTTTTAACTAAAATGCTGGTTGACCAGGTTATCCCGCATCAGGATGACAAATTGCTTTTAATTGTTCTGCTCGGGTTTATCAGTATCCATTTATCTCGAGGACTTATTTCTTTTGCGTTGCAATACATTATTTCATTTCTCGGGCAACGGGTGGTATTCCATCTTCGACGTCGATTACACGAAAAACTCGGTCAACTCCAGATGAGTTATTTCGATCAGCGGTTAACGGGAAAAATTATGGCACGGGTTATGAATGATGTTGCTACGGTACAGCATTTAGTAACCGGTGGATTTATCACGATGTTTACCGATGTTATAATGGTGATTGCGGTTATCGGGGTTATGTTTTGGTTTAACTGGCAGTTAGCTTTGATGGCGATGACGGTATTACCGTTCTATGTATTCAACTATAACTTTTTTGTTAAACATATTCGAGAAATAAGTCGTAAGATTCGCGAGAAAGTATCTGAGATGTATGGATTATTAGGTGAACGGCTTAGTGCTGTTCGATTAGTTAAATCATTTGCGCAGGAAGAATTCGAAATTCGTCGGTTCGACCAGAAAATTAAGGATTATTTAAAATTTAATCTTCGCAATACCATGCTTAATACTTCGTTAAGTTCGATAGCTGGAATTATTAGCGGGGTCGGAACAATAATAATCATCGGTTACGGTGGCTTACTAATTCGGAGTGGACAATTAACCTTAGGGAGCTTTATTGCGTTCCAATCATCGATTATCTATCTCTACGGGCCAATTGTTCGGTTAACACAAATTAATACAGTTATCCAATGGGTTATGGTGAGTATCAATCGGATATTTGAGGTCTTTGATGAACCGATATTGATTTTGGATAAACCAAACTCCATTGAATTATCCGCAGTCAAAAACCGCATTCAATTCAAACAAGTATCATTTACCTATCGGTTTGATGATAATCCAATTTTGAAAAATATCGATTTGGATATCCCAGTTGGTACCGTGGTCGGCATCGTTGGTCCGAGCGGAAGCGGGAAAAGCACTTTGTTGAGTTTACTGCTCCGTTTGTATGATGTAACGAAAGGTGCTATTCTCATAGATGGGTATGATATTCGGGATATAAAAATATCCAATTTACGGCGTTTAATTGGTTTCGTTCCGCAGGAAAGTTTTTTGTTTTCCGGAACGATTAGTTCTAATATCAGATATGGGAGAATGGATGCGACAGATACAGAAATTATCGCTGCAGCAAAAGCTGCTGAACTCCATGAGTTTATCGAAGGGCTGCCAAAAAAATATGAGACGGAAATCGGAGAACGGGGTATCACTTTATCTGGAGGACAGAAACAACGATTGGCATTAGCCCGCGCATTATTAACCAATCCATATATTCTACTGCTAGATGATTGTACCAGCTCATTAGATGCAGAAACGGAATCGAAAATTCAGAAGACTCTCGATAAACTTATGGCTGACCGAACCTGTTTTATTGTTGCGCATCGGTTGTCGTCGGTTATGAATGCAGATATAATCATTGTTCTTGATGATGGTAAGATTATTGAAAAAGGAACCCATTATGAACTGATAAATCAGGATGGATATTATGCACGGTTATTTGAAGAACAATATAGTTCTGTACTCGAATCCTCAGAGGTAGTATAAAATTATGGTAACTGATGATATATTAAATGGAATCCGACCGCAGATAGTTGTCCCATAAGTAAAGATTTAGCAAAGACCACTTTTGTGCAAAGGTAGTACTTTTGTTTTATTAGTTACAATCGTTGCGTTCGGGTGTGAATATTATATAGATTTTGAACTCGGACAGCGGGATAATATATTTAAAAGAAATCTCATAAATATCGAGAATAGATTTAGTCGTTGACTTAACCATGAATTGTATGACGATACGGAGAAAAACCCGAATTGATCGGTTCAATTCGGGTTCAACTCCAGATATAAGTGCGGAATTGTTATGCTTAATGTAGAAGTTGTAAATTATATATGTAACTTTAATAAATCCAAATGATTATATCGGTAAAAACATGGAAGATAGACCATGTTCTTGCTATTGTTGGGGTGACATTCTTTTACAAGAATTGAATTAGGGTTTGGACATTACTTTCTGCAAAATCTAGGGTGTTGCGTGGAAAGAACTACCACCTAATCGGCAGATATCCCCGACACTAATTGTTCCATTTGTCGGGTCGTAAATCCGCCAGATTTGGTTAGCGTCATCATCAGGACGGTAATCATACCATTCAACCGCTTGATATTTCTGGTCAGGACCCAGACTTTCGATGCAATATGCATTATGGTCAATGCAACTTGGCACTAAATCCGCCCAGTTCCAATATCCACCGGGAGATACTGCTGGTCCGCCGAGTTTCTTATAATTGAATACCTTATAGTTTATCGGCATACCGTTCCAAGTTGCATATCCGCTAAACGGGTCTCGAAATGAAACTGAACTTAAGTAGGATACTGGTGTAGTTAGTTCGGTATGGATACTAACTTGATAATCACCAGGATTAGCCCGCCAGTCCTGCAAATAGCTATTATTATCCACATAGTATGATTCAATAGCAGTTGAAATTGTTCGTAACTCTCCTTTCACTCGAGATACTTTTGCGCGAGTTTGCGCTGCTAAAAAATTCGGAATCGCGATCGCAGCAAGAATCGCAATAATCGCTACAACAATCAAAAGTTCAATTAAGGTAAAACCATGACTATTTTTCTTCATATACTTTCTCCTGTTCAATGAGTTGGGTATCAATAATTTCGGGTATCGGTAATTGTTTTTGTACTCGTAGTTCCTCTATTTTGGCGAGCGCTTTATCCAGTTTATTTTTTCGAGTAGTGATTAACGCAGTATATTCTTTTTGAGCATCTTCAATGCGTTTTCCCATTTTTTCTAACGTATTCAAAAATGCATGCCATTCTTTATAAAAGGTTCCGAGAAGTGATAGGATATGCGTTGCAGTTTCTTCTAAATTAAAATTATCTACTGCTTGTCGGATCACCGCTAAAATCGCATACAGCGTTATTGGCGAACAGAGAATAACCTTATTTTTCAACGCATCATCAAGTAAAGTTGTGTCTTCAGCATGAATAAATCCATAGACTTGTTCGTTGGGTATAAATACTAGAACATAATCTACGGTATGTTCTTCAGGATTAATATAATCTCGAGTAGTTACTGCTTTAATTCGAGACCGAACATCTTTTAAGAACTGTTTTTTATATGCTTCCTTCTCAGCATCAGTTGTAGCGTTCATATACTGGATAAAGTTATCCAACGGAAACTTGACATCCATATTTAATTTCAATCCCTGCGGCAAGAAAAACGTATAATCCGGTCGAGTGGTTCCAGTTTCAAGCTTTTGTTGTTTGAAATAATTTATTCCCTCAATAAACCCTGCTAGACGAAGAACATCTTCCGCCATTCGTTCTCCCCATTGTCCACGAACTTTAGAACTCGCTAATGCTGATTGGAGTTGACCGGTTACTTCGTATAGTCTGCGGGTTTGTTCTGCGGTTAATTGTAATTGTGTGGCTAACGCACCGAACTTTTGTTCTCGGTCTTTTTCGAACTGGGTAACCAAATCTTGCAGTTTTAATAAATCCGATTTCATTGATTGTAATGTTTGGTCAATGAGTTTCTGTTTCCCTTCGAGTTCTTTTTCACCAATTTGAGTTTGTTTTGATAACGTTTCATTTGCGAGCTTCAAAAATGCTTCGGTATTTTTCGATAATATATCGAGTGAAATTGCCCCAAACGAATCTTTAATACGATTCAATAATCCTTCAACATCCTGCATCTTTTGAGTTTCGGTTTGGGCAACCAATGCTTGTGCAATAGTCTGTGCATCTTTTTTCCGTATCCAATTAATTAGGAGAACTAATCCAACCCCAACAAGAAATCCGCAAATAAAATATATGATGTTCATAGGCTTATTTTTCTTCAAAAGTATTTCTATTTGAAACCAACTAATTTTAGGGTATAATTATCTAAAAAGCAAGTTATATTTAAGAAAACAAGAATAATCTTTAATGTATTTTTAGAAAAAGCGTTTTGTAGAGTTTAGGTTATGAAGAAAGCAAAAGTAGCAGTGGTTAAAACTTCGCCAGAAACGGTTATCACAGATATCCAGCGAGTAATGCAGTTAGCTGAATTTGAGAAATTTTTACCAAAAGAAAATGAGACGATCTTAAAAATCAATATTTCCTGGCATCATTATTATCCTGCCTGTTCAACCACACCGTGGCAATTCGACGGGGTTATTCAAACTTTGCGAAATGCTGGATATAGTGGCTTAATCCCAGCGCAGAATCGAACCGTAGTTGTTGATCCCAAAATCGGTGCGGTAAAAAATCATCTAGTTTCAGTCTTAAAGAAACACCAACTTGAATTTGTTTATCTCTATGAACCGCATATCGAATGGATTACCTATGAACCGAAAACGCCGATGTTAGTGCTAGATAGGG carries:
- a CDS encoding shikimate kinase codes for the protein MEKPNNIILTGFMGTGKTTIGKLLAVKLNWSYIDTDAVIEERLQMSITTIFAKFGEPYFRDVESAVIREIMQKNQQVIATGGGIVLREQNVTVMKSNGIILWLTAPAEVIYKRIQSDTTRPLLQVADPLQRIKELLHERIPYYAKADLVIDTSTKAPEELVELIHSSLMLKEK
- a CDS encoding branched-chain amino acid ABC transporter permease is translated as MFIQQLINGLTLGAIYALIALGYTMVYGILQLINFAHGEIYMIGGYIGVFVVSVFGPTLIASGNAIYLLPIIFIVSMLFCAGLGITIERLAYRPLRNAPRLAPLITAVGVSLVLQNAAMLIFGSENKIFPSIFPEGAIMLNNARISYLQIFIIIFCILLMVGLELFIKKTKLGIAMRATAQDRDAAALMGININRVIATTFFIGSALGAAAGVMVGMYYGVVKYDMGYIAGVKAFTAAVLGGIGNIPGAMFGGILLGVLESFGAGYISSAYKDAFAFGILVIVLIFKPSGLFGEKS
- a CDS encoding branched-chain amino acid ABC transporter permease, producing the protein MKSRAIQIWIIYLVVFIFPLAISNAWYQNLYIIHILFDVGCYVMLALGLNIVLGFTGLLNLGYIAFFGIGAYTYAILNTFFTLSFWVALPIAGIITAVFGLLLGIPSLRVRGDYLAIVTLGFGEIVRIILNNWESVTNGPRGMDNLAPPILIRTVHFFPIIFSSEVFFYYLILTLILLTVFIVRRLDQSRIGRAWVAIREDEVAAATMGIPVTRLKWLAFSLGATFAGLVGCVFASRQGFISPESFTFMESVIVVSMVVLGGLGSIPGAIVGAIILAILPELLRLRGFESYRMLLFGLAMILLMLFRPQGLFGSKRRYLELHPTEEKIKLAEDEVLSEIEKK
- a CDS encoding ABC transporter ATP-binding protein, encoding MYMALLEIEGLTKYFGGLAAVEKVDLVVNHGEIVSLIGPNGAGKTTFFNCLTGLYQPTSGKMYFDGKKYNLFKKQPYEITRYGIGRTFQNIRLFANMTVLENVMVARYCRTKSGFFHILFQLPSMKKEEEETIAQSYQLLGFVGLADRTNLLANSLPYGDQRRLEIARALATQPKLLLLDEPAAGMNPQETASLMQLLLKIREQGITILLIEHDMKVVMNISDRVAVLDYGIKISEGTPEQVRKDPRVIEAYLGKSG
- a CDS encoding ABC transporter ATP-binding protein — translated: MLELKGLEVKYGNISALKGIDIRIAETEVVALIGANGAGKSTTLKTISGLIRPSAGSIWFGRTEISRKSPDEIVKLGICHVPEGRRIFSRLTVLENLLMGAFTRVNKTEIVHNLEKIFTLFPILKERRYQLGGTLSGGEQQMLAIARALMAQPKLLLLDEPSLGLAPKFVEIIFRIIQEINRHGTTILLVEQNALMALQTAHRGYVLETGNVVLNDTGSNLLQNPQVKYAYLGED
- a CDS encoding ABC transporter ATP-binding protein/permease, which encodes MTNYLALRFIRFLKPYWKKIILAIFLTFLLTALNLLMPKLLQFFIDDIIGKQHWDWLIPLCLVMFGIFIIQGFCSYYNSYTITYIGQRVIYDIRLQLYKTLQQLSLSFYDRMNTGAIISRMMDDVTMVQNVMTGATISVITDLFTLIFVVVILFKMNWMMTLTVFAFLPFYAANFRFFKRRRRAAHRAVREKMDQIMSDLEERISGMQVVKTFSKEKFETREFVADSREALDMNMHAAFLGMTFSSIGGIISGVGSAVTLCFGAWNVLHQQMTVGEMMAFSAWAAYLYSPTARLTEIANTIQQAGISLQRIFEIFDTAPEVKEKKDAITLPKIRGRVTFEHVSFEYLPGQKVLDDINLDIAPGTIVALVGHTGCGKTTLTSLLLRFYDVTAGRITIDGYDIRDITLASLRNQIGVVLQDPALYNETIKENIRYGEPEASDEQVVKAAQVAEIHEFISKLPEKYETKLGEEGIKLSVGEKQRLSIARAVVGEPAILILDEATSSLDSESEALIQKALSNVMRGKTCFIIAHRLSTIIRSDIIVVMDKGKIVEIGSHQELVKKPNGFYATLYKRQFTIPFKIATAGK
- a CDS encoding ABC transporter ATP-binding protein/permease — encoded protein: MKNFVRLLQEFIKPYWVMILQASVLMALVTFLWLPMLFLTKMLVDQVIPHQDDKLLLIVLLGFISIHLSRGLISFALQYIISFLGQRVVFHLRRRLHEKLGQLQMSYFDQRLTGKIMARVMNDVATVQHLVTGGFITMFTDVIMVIAVIGVMFWFNWQLALMAMTVLPFYVFNYNFFVKHIREISRKIREKVSEMYGLLGERLSAVRLVKSFAQEEFEIRRFDQKIKDYLKFNLRNTMLNTSLSSIAGIISGVGTIIIIGYGGLLIRSGQLTLGSFIAFQSSIIYLYGPIVRLTQINTVIQWVMVSINRIFEVFDEPILILDKPNSIELSAVKNRIQFKQVSFTYRFDDNPILKNIDLDIPVGTVVGIVGPSGSGKSTLLSLLLRLYDVTKGAILIDGYDIRDIKISNLRRLIGFVPQESFLFSGTISSNIRYGRMDATDTEIIAAAKAAELHEFIEGLPKKYETEIGERGITLSGGQKQRLALARALLTNPYILLLDDCTSSLDAETESKIQKTLDKLMADRTCFIVAHRLSSVMNADIIIVLDDGKIIEKGTHYELINQDGYYARLFEEQYSSVLESSEVV
- a CDS encoding DNA recombination protein RmuC gives rise to the protein MNIIYFICGFLVGVGLVLLINWIRKKDAQTIAQALVAQTETQKMQDVEGLLNRIKDSFGAISLDILSKNTEAFLKLANETLSKQTQIGEKELEGKQKLIDQTLQSMKSDLLKLQDLVTQFEKDREQKFGALATQLQLTAEQTRRLYEVTGQLQSALASSKVRGQWGERMAEDVLRLAGFIEGINYFKQQKLETGTTRPDYTFFLPQGLKLNMDVKFPLDNFIQYMNATTDAEKEAYKKQFLKDVRSRIKAVTTRDYINPEEHTVDYVLVFIPNEQVYGFIHAEDTTLLDDALKNKVILCSPITLYAILAVIRQAVDNFNLEETATHILSLLGTFYKEWHAFLNTLEKMGKRIEDAQKEYTALITTRKNKLDKALAKIEELRVQKQLPIPEIIDTQLIEQEKVYEEK